The Falco rusticolus isolate bFalRus1 chromosome 5, bFalRus1.pri, whole genome shotgun sequence genome has a segment encoding these proteins:
- the LOC119148558 gene encoding lactosylceramide 4-alpha-galactosyltransferase-like produces MEARTHRMPNCLTKLTRVVLSHKIRALFILLFKFMSFASIMFYWRITEDPKGTGQVYSLPVEIHCAHSVPSPPHAIADGPPPSPGDVFFVETSERTSPSYLFTCSVESAARTHPGTRVVVLMKGLANGNASLPNHWGFSLLSCFPNVEIRPLDLTELFSGTPLAEWYLQAQQRWEPYFLPVLSDACRIAIMWKFGGIYLDTDFIVLKNLKNLTNVLGIQSKYVLNGAFLSFKPKHEFIELCMKDFVENYNSWIWGHQGPQLLTRVFKKWCSIRSLRSSTSCKGVSALPREAFYPIRWQDWKKYFEVVNSSELHHLFNNTYAVHVWNKKSHGTRLEITSQVLLAQLHSHFCPATYDIMKKESEQQ; encoded by the coding sequence ATGGAAGCAAGAACGCACAGGATGCCCAACTGCCTGACAAAACTGACCAGGGTGGTGCTGAGCCACAAGATCAGGGCTCTGTTTATCCTTCTCTTTAAGTTCATGTCCTTTGCCTCCATCATGTTTTACTGGAGAATCACGGAGGACCCTAAGGGCACAGGCCAGGTCTACAGCTTGCCTGTTGAAATCCACTGTGCTCACTCTGTGCCTTCTCCACCCCATGCCATTGCTGATGggccccctccttccccaggggATGTGTTTTTTGTGGAGACCTCGGAGCGAACTAGCCCAAGTTACCTGTTCACGTGCTCTGTGGAGTCAGCGGCGCGGACACACCCTGGGACGAGGGTCGTGGTGCTCATGAAAGGCTTGGCAAATGGTAACGCCTCGTTACCCAACCACTGGGGTTTCTCCTTGCTGAGCTGCTTCCCTAACGTGGAAATCCGGCCCCTGGACTTGACAGAGCTTTTCTCTGGAACACCTCTGGCAGAGTGGTACTTGCAGGCTCAGCAGCGCTGGGAGCCATATTTCTTACCTGTCCTGTCTGATGCCTGTAGAATTGCCATCATGTGGAAATTTGGTGGCATCTACTTGGACACAGACTTCATTGTGCTTAAGAACTTAAAGAACCTCACCAATGTGCTTGGTATCCAGTCCAAGTATGTACTGAACGGGGCCTTTCTGTCCTTTAAGCCCAAGCATGAGTTCATTGAGCTTTGCATGAAGGACTTTGTGGAGAACTACAACAGCTGGATCTGGGGTCACCAGGGCCCACAGCTCCTAACGCGTGTCTTCAAGAAGTGGTGCTCCATTAGGAGTCTTCGGAGCAGTACAAGCTGCAAAGGAGTGAGTGCTCTGCCCCGTGAGGCTTTCTACCCCATTCGGTGGCAGGACTGGAAGAAATACTTCGAAGTGGTCAACTCCTCGGAGCTTCACCATCTCTTTAATAACACCTACGCAGTGCATGTATGGAACAAGAAGAGCCACGGGACAAGGCTAGAGATCACATCTCAGGTTTTGCTGGCTCAGCTGCATTCTCACTTCTGCCCTGCCACATATGATATCATGAAGAAAGAGTCTGAACAGCAGTGA